The following nucleotide sequence is from Mucilaginibacter sp. cycad4.
TATCTGACATCTCAAATCTAAATAAAACGATATGTTACACGATCCCAACCGCGTTTATGTTTTTGATACCACGCTTCGCGATGGCGAGCAGGTACCGGGTTGCCAGTTAACAACACCCGAAAAGATTGAGATAGCTAAGGAACTGGAACTACTGGGCGTGGATATCATTGAGGCAGGTTTCCCGGTTTCAAGTCCGGGCGACTTCCAGAGCGTAGTTGAAATTTCAAAAGCTGTAAAAGAGCCAACTGTTTGCGCACTTACCCGTGCCAACAAAGGCGACATCGATGCAGCTGCAGCATCTCTGCAATATGCAAAACGCCCGCGTATCCATACGGGTATCGGTTCGTCTGATATGCACATCAAACATAAATTCAACAGCACCCGCGAAGAAATTTTGGAGCGTGCCGTTGAAGCCGTTAAATACGCTAAAAAATCGGTTGAGGATATCGAGTTTTATGCTGAAGATGCCGGTCGTGCAGATGTGGTTTACCTGGCGCAAATGGTTGAAGCCGTTATCGCAGCCGGTGCTACCGTAGTGAACATTCCGGATACCAATGGCTATTGCCTGCCCGACCAGTATGGCAGCAAGATCAAATTCCTGAAAGAGAACGTTAAAAATATTGACAAGGCTATTATCTCGGTTCATTGCCATAACGACCTTGGTTTGGCCACCGCCAACTCTATCGCCGGTCTACAGAACGGCGCCCGCCAGATCGAAGGTACGATCAACGGTATTGGCGAACGCGCAGGTAACACTTCTATAGAAGAAGTAGTGATGATCCTGAAAACGCATCATACCCTGGGCTTACATACTCAAATCGACTCTAAAAAATTCTATGAGTTGAGCCAGATGATCCGCACGCAAATGCGGATGCCGGTACAGCCTAATAAAGCTATTGTAGGTGCAAATGCCTTTGCGCACAGTTCAGGTATTCACCAGGACGGCTTCCTGAAAATGCGCGAAAACTACGAGATAATTCGTCCTGAAGATGTAGGCTTTCCGAGCGCCACAATAGTGCTAACCGCGCGCAGCGGCAGGCATGCTCTGAAATTCCATCTGGAGCGTTTAGGATATACGCTGGATAAGGAAGAACTTGCTTTTGTTTACAATAACTTTTTAACGCTTGCTGATAGTAAGCTTGACATAAATGACCAGGATTTGCAAGGCCTTATGGCACACCGACTGGTAAAAAACTAACAATGGAAACTGATACCAAAAGCCAGCTTGATTTTGAAGCTGCATACCAGCGGATAAAAGACGTTGTGAAACGTACCCCGCTGCAATACAACGCCGGTCTTTCGGCAAAATACGAGTGTGAGGTTTATTTAAAACGCGAAGATCTGCAGGTTGTTCGCTCCTATAAGCTGCGCGGAGCTTATAACATGATCAGTCAGCTTACTGACGATGAGTTAAGCCGCGGTGTGGTTTGCGCAAGCGCGGGTAACCATGCCCAGGGCGTTGCCTTTTCGTGCAACAAAAAAAACATTAAAGGCGTAATTTTTATGCCCGAAATTACCCCCAAACAAAAGGTTAAACAAACCGCCATGTTTGGTAACGGCAATATAGAGATTGTGCTCACCGGCGATACTTTTGATGACTGCCTGGCCGAAGCCCTCGCCTATACCGAAAAAAACCAGATGACCTTTATCCCTCCTTTTGATGACTACCGCGTTATTGAAGGCCAGGGAACCGTAGGTGTTGAAATACTGCAGGACCTGCCAGATGCTGAAGTCGCGATTATGCCCATCGGCGGCGGCGGCTTTGCTTCCGGTACAGGCACTTATCTTAAAAATAACAACCCAAACATTTACCTGATAGGTGTTGAACCTGAAGGGGCCCCATCAATGTTGGGCGCCATAAATCACGGCAAACCCATTACATTAGATGAGATAGACCGTTTTGTTGATGGTGCGGCTGTTAAACGTGTTGGCGCGTTAACTTACGAAATCTGCAAAGACATCCTGAACGATATGCTGCTGGTGCCCGAAGGTAAAATTTGTACCACCATACTTAAATTGTATAACGAGGATGCCATTGTAGTTGAACCTGCCGGTGCGCTATCTGTAGCAGCGCTTGACGCTTGCAGAGAGCAGATCAAGGGTAAAAAGGTAGTTTGTATCATCAGCGGTGGCAATAACGATATTGCCCGCATGCAGGAGATCAAGGAAAAATCACTGCTATACGAAGGCCTGAAACATTACTTCATCGTTCGTTTCCCGCAGCGTCCGGGTGCTTTGAAATTGTTTGTGAATAGCGTATTAGGGCCTGGTGATGATATTACCCGCTTCGAGTTCATCAAAAAGAATGAGAAGGAAAACGGCCCTGCGCTGGTAGGTATTGAGCTAAAAAATGCCGAAGATTATCCGGCTTTGCTGCAGCGTATGCATGCGCACCGCTTCAATGTTATTGAATTGAATAAGGATCAGACTTTGTTTGAGTATTTGGTGTGATTAAAGTCCGGAGGTCCGAAGTCGGAAAGTCCAAATGTTTTTAAGCTTTTCCGACTCCCGACTTAGACTTCCGACTGAATTATTTCTGTATCGTCCTAAAATAAGTTTACAGTTTAATTGATTAATCCTGCTATAGGTTTACATTATTGATTAGTCCTAAAATAGGTTTACAGATTGACATTTTTTGAATTATAATAACTTTTCCAATTTCGCTGTACAGATAGGTTATTTTGATGTACGATCTCAGGTGTAAGCATATTGCAACTCATGTGAGGCCTTAGCTTATTATAAGTGTTTACAGACTTAGCTAAAAGTTCCATAACCTGGTTTTTATCATTAAGTATATGATGTTCCAGGTACTCCTGTTTCATTATTCCATTTATCCGTTCCGCTACTGCGTTCTCTAAAGGGTCTCCGTTTTCGGTCATGCTGATGATTATTTCATTGTCCTGTAATAGCTTTACATAATCATAGCTACAGTACTGAACACCTCTGTCTGAATGATGTATTAAGCCAGTCAAAGGCTGGTCACTTTCTTTAATGGCCATTTGTAAAGCACTAAGTGTGTGAACTGCATCCAGTGTATCAGCGGCATGATAGCCGACGATCTTTTTACTATAGGCATCCGTTATAAAACTGATATAAACGAATCCCTTCTTTGTCCTGTAGTAAGTGATATCTGACACCCATATTTCGTTCACTTTAGTCGGAATAATTTCTCTTATGCAATTAGGATATTTTCTTAGCCAATGAAAAGATTGAGTAGTATGTATGCGCCGCCTTTTCTTTCTAACTAACAAGTAGTGAGCAGCAAGCAGATCAAAAAGCGCATCCCTGCCCATTTTTATCCGGTGCTCAAGCAAAAAAGGCTGCAGCAAAACATAGAGTTTTTTACCGCCAATAATCGGATGTATGGCCCTTATTGCCCGGACCTCATTTAATAATATTTCCTGCTCAAAGCTTATCGCTTCTGTCTCCCAAAAATGCTGGTAATAGGCCTGCCGGGTAACTCCAAGTAAACAACAGCACTTCACCAGGCTCATCCCAGGGTAGCTGTCTTTAATCTCACGGATTACTTGGTATCGGACTTTTTTCGGATATTGATCTTAAGATCTCTTTCGGCCACTTCTATCATTTTACGATAAAGCTCCTTCTCCAGCAATGCATCTTCAAGTTGCTTTTTTAATAACTTAATTGATGCGCTGTTTTCGGCCGGGACATCCTGATCTTTCTTGGTTGGCATATCATTCGAAGATACATAAATTGTTTTCTTCATCTCCAATCCGAATGATTTGAGCCAAAACGCAATACGGCTATTGCCTAATTTGTATTTCCTTTCAATCGTTGTTCGGCTTTCCTGACCTTCTAAATATTCTTGACAAACTTTACGCTTAAACTCCTCGCTGTACTGGCTTTGCCATTTGCTGCCATACACTTTTGAATATCTTTCCATTTTTGTTTACTGTTGTGTAAACCTATTTTAGGACAAGACATTCCGTTTCTGGCGCAAGTCTTGTGCGATGGATTGAGGGCAGATGACTTGTGCTTCTTACAAATCATCAGCCCTCCCAGAAAGAGCTTACCAGGCACAAGTGAGCATTCCCACAGTCAGTCACACAACACTTGCGCCATTAGGAATATTTGGTGTGACCCACTAAATTTCAACCTTACCGTCATTGCGAGGTACGAAGCAATCCCCGATTTGCAGGTCCGCCCTGTATAGTTCGCGATTGCTTCGTACCTCGCAATGACGTTTTGGAGAGGCCCTTACGCCCTTTATAAGGCCGCCTATCCCAACCCTATCTTCCCGTTCACCAACTCAATGATCTCCGCTTCAAGCACTATGGCTTTTCGTTCAATTTCATTTCCGCGGTAAATAATATCAATTACATAGCCTTTATCCTTGTAACCTGAGGCGTTGATCTTTACATTCATGAATGCGCCTAATACAGCTGTACGGGCACAAAGGGCGGCCACACCTGCGTCGGTTATCGAATTGGGGTTGCCGGTTAGCGTCATTGCTTTAATTACCTCCATGCTCTCCAAAGCGGCTTCCATTACTTTAAAAGGGATTTCAATAGCATAACGGGTAGCATCCTGAACAGCTTTATCGCGGATGGCTTTTTCCTCGTCATTTGATTTTGGAAGCGCGAACGCCTGCATGATCTGGTTAAAGGCTGTAGTATCCAGATCAACTAATGCCATCAGTTCATTTTTAAATTGCTGACCTTTTTGCGCCCAGTCGCTAAATTCCTGCCAGCGGTTATCCCATCCTTTTTTGTGCGAACTAAGGTTAGCCACCATGGTAGCCAGCGACGCTCCCAAAGCACCAACAGCCGCCGAGATAGAACCGCCGCCCGGTGCCGGACTTTCACTGGCGGTTTCATCGGCCAGGTCGGTTAGGCTCATGTTAATGAGTTTACTGTCGGCTTTGTCTTTCAATAAATATTCAATGATCCGCTCTTCGGGCTTAAAAGGCGAAAGCT
It contains:
- a CDS encoding 2-isopropylmalate synthase translates to MLHDPNRVYVFDTTLRDGEQVPGCQLTTPEKIEIAKELELLGVDIIEAGFPVSSPGDFQSVVEISKAVKEPTVCALTRANKGDIDAAAASLQYAKRPRIHTGIGSSDMHIKHKFNSTREEILERAVEAVKYAKKSVEDIEFYAEDAGRADVVYLAQMVEAVIAAGATVVNIPDTNGYCLPDQYGSKIKFLKENVKNIDKAIISVHCHNDLGLATANSIAGLQNGARQIEGTINGIGERAGNTSIEEVVMILKTHHTLGLHTQIDSKKFYELSQMIRTQMRMPVQPNKAIVGANAFAHSSGIHQDGFLKMRENYEIIRPEDVGFPSATIVLTARSGRHALKFHLERLGYTLDKEELAFVYNNFLTLADSKLDINDQDLQGLMAHRLVKN
- the ilvA gene encoding threonine ammonia-lyase IlvA; the encoded protein is METDTKSQLDFEAAYQRIKDVVKRTPLQYNAGLSAKYECEVYLKREDLQVVRSYKLRGAYNMISQLTDDELSRGVVCASAGNHAQGVAFSCNKKNIKGVIFMPEITPKQKVKQTAMFGNGNIEIVLTGDTFDDCLAEALAYTEKNQMTFIPPFDDYRVIEGQGTVGVEILQDLPDAEVAIMPIGGGGFASGTGTYLKNNNPNIYLIGVEPEGAPSMLGAINHGKPITLDEIDRFVDGAAVKRVGALTYEICKDILNDMLLVPEGKICTTILKLYNEDAIVVEPAGALSVAALDACREQIKGKKVVCIISGGNNDIARMQEIKEKSLLYEGLKHYFIVRFPQRPGALKLFVNSVLGPGDDITRFEFIKKNEKENGPALVGIELKNAEDYPALLQRMHAHRFNVIELNKDQTLFEYLV
- a CDS encoding IS3 family transposase, which codes for MSLVKCCCLLGVTRQAYYQHFWETEAISFEQEILLNEVRAIRAIHPIIGGKKLYVLLQPFLLEHRIKMGRDALFDLLAAHYLLVRKKRRRIHTTQSFHWLRKYPNCIREIIPTKVNEIWVSDITYYRTKKGFVYISFITDAYSKKIVGYHAADTLDAVHTLSALQMAIKESDQPLTGLIHHSDRGVQYCSYDYVKLLQDNEIIISMTENGDPLENAVAERINGIMKQEYLEHHILNDKNQVMELLAKSVNTYNKLRPHMSCNMLTPEIVHQNNLSVQRNWKSYYNSKNVNL